A window of the Hypomesus transpacificus isolate Combined female chromosome 10, fHypTra1, whole genome shotgun sequence genome harbors these coding sequences:
- the LOC124473194 gene encoding uncharacterized protein C05D11.13-like — protein sequence MSASRPLKNNSPPDLRWIPFSDAEPDFWFHTLSEQVNLSNMPRNTRTKREKQRDAKRRVRAAACTKARDEEAAQQQAHRRAINAACAAKARAQETAEKTAARRASDAARMAKARARETTEMTLARRARDAARMAKARAEETAEVRAARRARNAACAAKARARETAEKTAARRATDAARMANARAQKTAEMQAARQARDSVHHQEVNRTTQQAQPCTP from the exons ATGAGCGCCTCGAGACCCCTTAAAAACAATTCGCCACCAGACTTGCGATGGATCCCTTTCAGCGATGCAGAGCCG GATTTTTGGTTCCACACCCTGAGTGAGCAAGTTAACCTCAGTAACATGCCTCGTAATACCCGGACTAAGCGGGAGAAGCAACGTGATGCAAAACGCCGTGTACGTGCAGCTGCTTGCACCAAAGCACGAGATGAGGAGGCCGCTCAGCAGCAAGCACACCGTCGGGCAATCAACGCTGCGTGTGCAGCTAAGGCGAGGGCACAAGAAACGGCAGAGAAGACAGCAGCCCGTCGTGCCAGCGACGCTGCGCGCATGGCTAAGGCGAGGGCAAGGGAAACGACAGAGATGACTTTAGCGCGTCGTGCCAGAGATGCTGCGCGCATGGCTAAGGCGAGGGCGGAGGAAACGGCAGAAGTAAGAGCAGCCCGTCGTGCCAGAAACGCTGCGTGTGCGGCTAAGGCGAGGGCACGAGAAACAGCTGAGAAAACAGCTGCCCGTCGTGCCACTGACGCAGCGCGTATGGCTAACGCGAGGGCACAGAAAACTGCAGAAATGCAAGCAGCGCGCCAGGCAAGGGACAGTGTGCACCATCAGGAAGTTAACCGCACGACCCAACAAGCGCAACCTTGCACG CCCTGA